DNA from Triticum urartu cultivar G1812 unplaced genomic scaffold, Tu2.1 TuUngrouped_contig_5767, whole genome shotgun sequence:
AGATAGAATGCCTCCCTGACTCAAAGAGATATCGACAAAGATTTGTTAAGGTTGACACATTTTTCAACTCCTTATCATTGGAGGCGTCCACAACAAAGTGTTTTAGCTGTTGCTCCAATCCATAGATTTCCTGTTGAGTGAAATCTGCTGGATAATATTTCTTCACCAACTCGCAAATATCATCAGCTTTGAAAGATCTGAATTTATTTTTGGGGATTAGAGTAGCACTTGTGGTCAAAAGATCCAGTACCTTGTCATTGAACCTGAATTCTAATTCATGTAGCTGAGTATCAAGTGTTGCACGAAATACTTCCACACGGAAATAATGTTCCTTAGTAAAACGGTCTGGTTGGCGACGAGCACGACCACCACGCATAATGTAAGTTTCCCCCAGATCTGGAATATCAATGGAATGATTTACACAGAACTCAACAACCCTATCAAAAAAGGCTTCCCAACCATCATCTGATCTCATTTCATCAAGATTCTGGAGTATGGAGTTGGTC
Protein-coding regions in this window:
- the LOC125529681 gene encoding uncharacterized protein LOC125529681, with protein sequence MPGALDAATNSILQNLDEMRSDDGWEAFFDRVVEFCVNHSIDIPDLGETYIMRGGRARRQPDRFTKEHYFRVEVFRATLDTQLHELEFRFNDKVLDLLTTSATLIPKNKFRSFKADDICELVKKYYPADFTQQEIYGLEQQLKHFVVDASNDKELKNVSTLTNLCRYLFESGRHSIYNLVDRLLRLLLTLPVSTASAERAFSTLKIIKTRLRNTMEDDYLANSLLVNIESEIVEKYSYEDVLVHFKGVKKRRADL